From the genome of Phoenix dactylifera cultivar Barhee BC4 chromosome 17, palm_55x_up_171113_PBpolish2nd_filt_p, whole genome shotgun sequence:
TTTAATGACCAAGTTGTATAGAATAAGAACGAAGTCTATCTACAGTAGATTATTGATTGTTTAAGACTTGCACTAAAAATTCATGAGATGGCCAGCAAGGAATCCACTACCGAAAGGGAGAATAAAAAGTTTAGAAAATTGGATTACTTAGACAAAATAAAATCCATCAGTAGTACCGTCAAAATTGTTtcgataaattattttatagaattaaaaaaaatatatatatagtatattTATAGTTTTGTCTATTATTTTTGAGAAATAATTTCTCCATGTTTTATCGATCCTTAACCTTAATCAATACGTGTTATTACGAGTCAATGGTGTTATATAATATCTTATTTCTTGAGAATTGACATGGTTATTGATTATAGTGGAGGGACACAAATGCAGAGAGCTATGTTACCATATAGAGGGACATACCTCACATTCCATTTTTAAGGGTTATGTCATTTTCTTATGTCACTTGCGGTCGTAGGTGTAAGGATTGCATGGGATGCTACGACTTTGATTAGGTCAAATGTTGATCGATATCATACACCTagtttctttttattgaaatccCAACTCTGGCCTATTTGCATGCATGGTTCCATATTCTCCACATTTGACTCACCTTGTTTCGAAACCGATGTATGTGCCCAAGGCAGGATATCAAAGTGCATTCATAGGCCTAGACTTACTGGTGTTGCTTAAGGGAAGCTGTGGAGAGCTTATGGAGGACTCCGTTTGGCTTATTGGATGGATGATAAGAGATGATCTTTGTGCTATGTATATAATCCAGGTTCAATATTTCTAAGTTTCTTGGGATCTTTATACGAGGCTAGTTCGAGAAACCAAAGATTCAAGTTTTACATATTTGAGATGGCCTTTTACTAGGCATATTGCTCAACTTGGCTAAAGAAGGGGATCCATTAGCAGACCGACTCCTACTACTCACATAAGGTATTGTAAACATATGGGATGAGAAGATATTATAAAcatattgttattttattttctgatgctCACGGATGTGTTTATCTAGATTGGTTTAAGAAATCTGGtttacccaaaaaaagaaagatatgtGACGGGAAGATAATGCTCTTTATTCAAGTTACTATCGCATGGTCACCCCTCTGTTGCCGCTAAATTCTGAGCCGAGGTCGCTAGCTACTTGGCGTGCTCTGAGATCGGTAGAAACCGAAGAGATGCAAGGTCGGGTGAGACTGAGGTGAGTAAAAATTGGTCGCCGCCGATGCCAACCTACAAGAAGTCCACTTGTCAGAAAGTTTTCGGCGAGAGACTCTCCGATGCTTTAGTCAGAATACTAGAGCAATAGTgtggaagagaaaaaaaaattgtaaagaGAAGTCTTCAAATGAGCATGCCTAAGGAACCTCGGGCTACTCCTTTACATAGGGTAGAATATGAATCCGTAACTTGATTTGGTGCGACGTGCCTTAGTTGGATGATAACAGCAGGCTGTATATTAATAACGTGGTAATCATCCCGTGCGGCAGCACGTGGTGGCAATCACGCCGATCATGCATTAACTACAGTGCCGTCATAACTGCTAGTCTTTATGGCCTCAAGTAGAATGGCACCTCCGTTTTCACCGAGGTTGTTCACCTCGGTTCAGACCTAAATCAAGGGGTTTGGTTCAAACCGAGGTCAAGATATCCAATATTTTCTCTATCACCTTCAATCCAGATCTTGATAAAATTTTCTCACTTGCATATAAGCCTCCCCTAGAAACTGCCAAGGATGCGGGCCTTAGACAATTCTCTCCTGGATGGTTCTTGATGACATAACTTGCCCTTCCATCGGTTTCTTCGTCTTTAAGATATCCTTCGAAGTCAACCTCTGAGTCCCTTTAGAGGGGACTATTTTGAATGTAATACCTGAGAGATGGAAGCAAGGTCCTAGAACCACTCCCTTTGTTCGCTAGTTTGAAGAGTATGATAAACATTTTTAATTcaattcatcttttttttttaaagttcaaTTTCTTTGCCTGCTGATGTAGGTAACATCATGTTGATCGACAtggttgtgatttttttttgcttgcagTGTTTTATTTTCTATGATTGACCCGCACAATCAAGGCCATGCGTTGAGCTGAACGTGCGATCAGGCACAGCCTGAGCCGCATGAACGGTCGTGATTGTATATGATGACATAGCTAGTTTTGTTAGTATATCTTAGTCTCTCTGTCATAATCTCCTCTTTTCATGGCCTCCTAAAATACATGCTAGAACTTATATTGGCGATAGCTACGCAGCCAAGGTCAAGAGTCCATGATGATTTGATTGGGGagtttcatcaaaaatcaaAACCTAAAGTAGATCAGATCTGCCAAGCTAAGCTATAACATAGTGGAAGACTTTGATCTCTTATCTATAATAAAAAACTGGCTTGAATCAATGTGGATGGAAGAAAACCAGCTAGCTACTTACATTTATTAAAACAAATCAGGCCAAGCAATAGCTAAAAAGCATGGATCCTGTAGAGTGCCGTGCAACCCCCGATGGCTACCATCAGAAGATGGACGATTCATAGAGGATCCTGCCTGATGGCTAACACGCTGTTTCGATAACCCAATACACCATCCATAGAATATACCAATACCATGCATGTCGAATGCTTGTAGAGTACGGAGGTTCGTAGAGAGTTGGTGcatggaaggagagggagactTTTTGGAGGTCTCTTCAGTCCCTAATTCAAATCACCATTGAAAGCTGCAGCTCCAGAGAAGATCAAGGTCTTCATGTGGTTCACTCTGAGAAATGGACTGCAGACTATGAGATTCTGAACAAAAAAGGATGGACGGTTAACAGCCACAGGGAGCACCTCAAGAAGAAACCACTCACTCATTTGTTTCCATGGTGCACATACCCGAGGAGCATTTGGAATGTCACTGAGAAAGTTATTTTAACTTCAAAGACTGGCAACCTTCATCACACTGTCTTTGGGCGTGGTGTAGACGCGAAGGAATCGAGCCAATTATTAAAAAGCTTAGGACCAGCTCGCACTAGCCCTATGCCGGCAACTTGAGGATGCAAAGAAATAATACTGTTTGTTCAGAAGAAGTCTTCAAGAGGAACAGTTCCATTTAAAGGCCTACATTGTTTTCAACTGCAGAGTAATCTCTGCTCTTCCAAACGAACAGAAGGTCCATCGCCTTCTAATGCAGACTCTTTAATCTCCTTCGATGCTGATTACAGACCAGAATCAATCCAATTCATTGTTTCTTGGTCCTACTTTAATTTTCTTCCTTTCTGTaatcttgttcttttttttttttgcggtaAAGAATCAATTCCAAATCTCATGAGGGAGCAAATATCAGCTTGAGTGATTTGTGTCAATCCTCCCATATAGaatgtcctttttcttttttcctttctttgttcCCCATTTTTTCCACAGAATTTCAACATGGAAAAATATTCAAGTACATGTAACATTCAAAATTACAACGAGAATCCATGTAAACTACACGATGTAGGAAGTCTGTACAGCAGCAAGCACATGacatgaaagaagaaaaatagtcTCATTTAAGTCCTGCGATTGGCTGGAGGGTTCAACTGGAATAGCTTGTGGTACAAGGTAGCCATGTTATTCTAGACTTCCATGCACTTCGGTTGCTgcaatgaatgataaataatgTAGTTGCAATCATAAGAAAAGTATGTTGAAAACAAAATATAAGTCGGAGGCATGAAAATGAAAAAGTGGAAAATTAAATGCTAAAACATGCAGGGCGCATGTGAAATTACACTGAGAAATCACATAAAACTGCGGAGAAACATTAACCTGTATGTAAATTTctgatttagtttttttttcagaaaaaataatgaaatctcCACTGATTTAGCCTCCAAAATTTTCCAAGCTTCATGTATATATCAAATCAAAATCGTCTCTAAAATGCTTTCACATAGACTAAAAAATCTCAGAAAAACCATGCCCGGTAAGGTCGGTTTTTATATTTGGTTGTGGGCTAAAGGAGGGTTAAATTGTTAGATGCCATTATAATCCATTTATATCACTTTAACCTACTAAACATAGAAAAGTAACCATTGTTGGAGTCATCAAGAAGGCAtggaatttttgtttttatgtgCTGGTCTACATTAACTTAGATTGAGCCTTAGACAAAATATACAAAATCTTGTCTCTTAGTGGGTGTTGGTTTTCTTATAGTTTTCAAATTTGGGTGCTGGCATCTCTTTTTCTTCATGAGCGCGCGATATCCTtgcgtgtgagagagagaggtgtcTTTAGTTGAGACCCCACATAGAGGGAGAGGggtccttgttttttttttgagaacaaAAGTCTAAGTATGGGTTTTAGCTTATAATGCTTTTCTTGAATAATCTTTTTTTACTCTTTCCAGCATCTTTTTCTTgtgttttttttggtatttgTTCTAGATCCTGGGCCGGCATGTTTGATCTATACTGAGTAGCGTGCTGTTCTACAACCATCTTATTTTGAAAGCAAAACATACAATTTGCCCATTTGATGCTTGTTTTCGATTTTCTGTTTTCTAAGAACCCAAGGAGAAAATTGAACTAGATTAAACATCCATTTACAATGAAACCcttacattttttttccaaattgtgTATAAACTCTTTAGAGACTATATTTACTGCTTTGAAAAATGAGTAAAGGCAGAGGACGACAGAAGTTTTTAGCAAATTTCATCCTCAACATTAATATTTCACTAATTTGTATAGAAACAAATCCAAAAACAACAGTGATACCAAACTAACCCTTAACAAGATGTATGCCTAACCATTCCACCCTACACGGTGGAACGGTTTATTTGGGAGATAAGAGAGCTAggagtaactaattaatccatTTACTTCATATTAACTTTTGCCGCAACTAAATATACTTCTAAGTCTTACGTTGGGCAGGAAACGTTTCCCCAtagtatatttttaaaaagaaattgcCGATATTAGCTGGCATGTGAACATAGTGACAGATGCAGTACCTGTTGAGGACAAgcaggaaaaggaaagaaaggatcaGCCCATGCAGTGGCAGTGGATCATGCCATTCTGCTGGTTGAGGCTTCCAAAGGTCTCTCTGCAGGAGGGAGAAGGGCAGAGGATGGGATGATTGGAGTTATTCCAGTGTGCCCAGGCCTTCCAACTGAGttcaggtccatcttccctatgCCCAGTGGAGCCATCATAGACGTCTGAAGCTGCAGCATGTTCATGGTCATCATCATTCGTGGCATGTTGCACATTCAAGTATTCGATTGCCTCGTCAAGGATTGGCACTTTATCATTCTACAACACATGGgaatgaaaaaaaggaaaagaagatttaatggcTGCAATAAGCTTGTTGTCACTGTGGTGGGTTGGTTAGGATGACATGAGCAAGAGAGGAATGTGGCGTTCACATACCTTGCTTGAGTTGGGAACCAGCTTCTGGAGAGTCTTTATCCTTCCGTTGATCCTATCCCTCCTTTTCTTCAAGATTCAAGAAGAAATTTATTAAAATAGTTTAGTAGTACATTCTATATTTGtatttgattttttaaaaatcCATTTGTATTTAAGCTTGTTTATCCAATTGTTTAGTTGTCACATTGTCGATCAGCCTTCTATAGGAGAGTTAAACCAAAGTGGAGATGAAGTCATAAAATTTCCCCTAATGCAGAAAATAGAGATTATATAGAAAGGAGAAACTTTAAATCTTAACAATAAAATTTGACTGAATTTATTTCCTTTAAGAGTTTGATAGGACATGTATAGGAAGCATGGGAAAAGAAATTTATAGTAGACTTAAAAGAATGTGGTGTAGGAAAAGAATATTCATATCCACACATATATATGAATGTATTTATGTATTGCACCTGTATGCATGTAGGTATACCCCTATGTTTGTAAACATGTTCAAACACATAAACAATGAATGGAATAAGGGAATTAGAGACCACACCTAGTGGTAATGTGCAGTGGAGTGAGGGAGTGAGCAATAGGTTAGAGTTAGTACCTGTGTCATTTTTATGTACTCTGCATTCATTAGTGCATACTGCATAGTTTcatttccatctctctctcatGGAGCTTAGCCAAGAATCCAGCACTTTCTGCTTTACAACAACTTCCACTTTCATGCTTACTAGTGTATGCAATGAATGTTTTACAATTCCTAAGAGGCCAGGTTCAGCCACTGGCTGAGAAAGCCAGATAAAAGAAGAAAACTTTTCAACCTTGAGTTCCTGTACATACCCAACCCCATTTGAGCAGGAAAAAAGGCCTTATATATGTTCTGCTAACACaacacacactctctctctcatggAGCTTTTCTAAACTTATGTAGAATTCCTGCCTGCTAACTAGCCATAGCCAAGAATCCGACACTTTCTGTCATAACTTCCACCTTCTTGCCCTCTAGTGTAGGCCATGAGTGTTTTACAATTCCTAGGAGGCCAGGTTCAGCCACTGGCTGAAAAAGCCAGATCAAAGAAGAAGATTTTTCAACTATTATCCTTATATTAGCACTTGGATGTATACAAATAAGCAAATTCTTGTTTGCGTTCAGGAAATCTCCATAATTTGGGAATTAATTTAATATGCAAACTTAGAAAAAAATCACAATATATTCATTTTCACTATATCAAAAACGTATCAATAAATTGTGGATTTCTTAGGGGTTAGGACCAGTTTGGTATGCTTGTTGATTTAGTGTTTTTGTTTCCATacaaattaatgaaataaaacATGGACATTGACATCGGAGATAGCATTGGTACAAATTCCTGGCattcctttcttttattttcactTTTTTGAAGGTAACAACTCTTCGCTGCCAAAAGTTCTAAAGATTCTACAAAAATTATAGAAAACAAAAGGTTTCATCTTACATATTCATTTTGTCTACCACAATTTTCTTCTTAGATTTgtgaaaacaaaaacagaaaatggaaACAATACGGGCCCTTAAATTTCAATACTAGAGATATCAAAGTCCAGGATTTCAAGAGCTTGACAAGAATTTATCCTTCAAATTCTACCAAACAATAAAGTACACTCTAAAATGAACTCTATTTTTGGTTTGGTCTTTCTTTCTATTCTTCTCTTTTATAGAACCATTTTGTATTTAAGTTTTGGAACTTCGAAAATAGTTTTGAACTGAAAGTCTGAAACAACATGATTAAACATTATATGGtactttaatttatttttacaaCTTCTGttattttaccttttttttaaaattctaatAAATTCGATTACTCTAAATTAGTTTCAAGCTAGCAGTActaaattcaaaagaaaatattgaactaTTTCTCTTCAATCTTAGATTGATATTGATACCTAAACGGAATTCTTGAACCCCATGTTCCACCCTGCAACACCACATCATAGATTTGGCAAGTAAGctaataaaattttagaaataAGTATATCGAACTAATCACCTAGCATTGCTGGCCTGTGAAAATTTTAATCCAATAAACATCAGTAAAAGGTTCACAGTCTTCTGCATCCATAGGTTTACAcctgcaaaatacaaaataaataaggaAATTAAGGACAAAGGGTAAAAGTAAATGATGATTATCCATATATTCCAAGGTAAAACATGCAAACTTACAGCTAAACTCGTCATACAACAAAGcaccaaaacctatttaacaTCAGTATAAGACTATAAGTATAAGACTATAAGAAGCTCTTTTCCTCCTCAATTTGTTAAATTATGAGACATCAAGAAAGGTTCCTCTACCAAGGATTACACAGCAAAAGGAAGAAATTGGAAAACACAACTTCCGCTTCAATATCTCCATATGATCCTAACAACTTCGACAGCTCTTTCGCTGCATCCTAATGCCGGCACGTTTCTCACTATTAGATATCTGCAGAGCTCTATAGAAGCCAGATTATTCCATTGGCCATCAAAATGGTAGCAATAAAAGATTCAAAACAATAGGTTATAACatctataaaaataaagaaatgagaTCTAGTATCACAAAAATATTATCTTTAGaatcaaatatatatagagagaaaaACTCCATCCAAGAAGCAgaagaattgaaaaaaaaaagaaatctatgCCTATAATTTTcatagaaaaaaagagagagcaacAGTTAGGGTTATGGGAATTTTCCACCTGGACTCGTCGCAAACGGTGTAGAAGCGGATGGCCGGAGTTTCGCCTTGGTCTCGCGGAATGGCGCTTTCCCTTCCTGCTCGACACTCGGCAGAGGTAGAGTCTGAGAATTTATAAAGTCGGCGAGCCGGTCCGGTTCGGTCACGAGGACCGGACGCCGAACCGGACCTCGAACAATTTTACTTCATAACCGCGGCAGCCTCTCGCGATGTCACCACGATACGAAACCATGGCGGCAGCGACGGAGTCCGAAAGCAGCTCGGAGAGCGTGGTGGCGCggccggaggcggcggcggccgggGACGTAGGTGCGGGGGAGGTGACTCGATGGGTGGAGTACGCTGTTCGGCAGGCGTTAGATGTCAAGAAAACCCTCGGCGACGCCACCGATGCCACCCTCCGGGCCGCCAAGTCCAGGCTCGTCCACGCCGTCTCCGCCTCCAAATCAAGTCTCCAGGAAGCCAGAGTACGTCCCAGAATTCTTACTATTGAGGTGTTCGTTTACTCTTTAATTCCAGCATATTCTCACTTATTTTTACGGATGATTTAGGGCATGATGGAATGGGTTCAGGGCCAG
Proteins encoded in this window:
- the LOC103712237 gene encoding uncharacterized protein LOC103712237 isoform X3: MEILKRKLCFPISSFCCVILGFGALLYDEFSCVNLWMQKTVNLLLMFIGLKFSQASNARRDRINGRIKTLQKLVPNSSKQPKCMEV
- the LOC103712237 gene encoding uncharacterized protein LOC103712237 isoform X1, which gives rise to MEILKRKLCFPISSFCCVILGFGALLYDEFSCVNLWMQKTVNLLLMFIGLKFSQASNARRDRINGRIKTLQKLVPNSSKNDKVPILDEAIEYLNVQHATNDDDHEHAAASDVYDGSTGHREDGPELSWKAWAHWNNSNHPILCPSPSCRETFGSLNQQNGMIHCHCMG
- the LOC103712237 gene encoding uncharacterized protein LOC103712237 isoform X2, producing the protein MEILKRKLCFPISSFCCVILGVNLWMQKTVNLLLMFIGLKFSQASNARRDRINGRIKTLQKLVPNSSKNDKVPILDEAIEYLNVQHATNDDDHEHAAASDVYDGSTGHREDGPELSWKAWAHWNNSNHPILCPSPSCRETFGSLNQQNGMIHCHCMG